The following coding sequences lie in one Aquabacterium olei genomic window:
- a CDS encoding LPS-assembly protein LptD, whose translation MSRIHRTPALPHCSPIALAVALLGLTAMASPAHAQASDAPGTAAPASAATTGASRLSFSLPAPAGPHNGKLPLFFEADTLEGEADRRTRATGSVRLRQGDLTVRADELVHTQPDNTARAAGHVRITRNGNVFSGPELTLQLDTLEGEFIRPQYWFARTQAGGQATLIEFLGENRLRAHHTSYSSCTPENTADGTPAEPDWSLRTSRVDMDFDANEGRAENAVIRFKGVPILAAPVLTFPLTEARKSGWLPPSIDYDTRNGLGIAEPYYWNIAPNMDATLTPTFSSRRGMGLGGEFRYLSQYERASLNAFGLPGDRVTDRDRGMVNLRMLGSRASADGLALTSYDLRWRRVSDDDYWKDFSRYLPTITPRLYDSHASVERQLNARDWGLGNSQTALFASTQRWQVLRDTSLTADPLLSAIESPYNRNRAGVRSRSVAESGLTWRVKGQVDQFSHPDETRQSGTRSNLTGAVEQTFSLGGLRLTPRLSLDNTRYQLDQTLSSGSRSVSRTLPTFSVEAGFTMERPVTMFNRALTQTLEPRIQYVRTPYKDQSMLPLFDTAPRDFNQYAIYSENAYTGVDRISDANQVTVGLTSRLFDQATGAEALRLGVIQKVLLADQKINPTGDGPITDRLSDLLLLASTSVIPNWYLDNVLQLNAQSHEAERATIGMRYSPGGYRTVSAIYRYARERTNQVDVGWQWPIAGRKPSVNQMRAQASSPDQISLNGQPAVSSSACGDGGTWYSVGRFNYNMRDGRMANSLLGVEYDAGCWITRVVAERTTVGTTSSRRIMFQLELVGLSRIGSNPLSTLRDNIPGYRLLRQDDSVLSAPASQPFPSDD comes from the coding sequence GTGTCCCGCATCCACCGAACCCCCGCCCTTCCTCACTGCTCGCCGATCGCCCTGGCCGTGGCCCTGCTGGGCCTGACCGCGATGGCCAGCCCGGCTCACGCCCAGGCCTCTGACGCGCCCGGCACGGCCGCACCGGCGTCGGCCGCCACAACGGGTGCCTCGCGGCTCAGCTTCTCGCTGCCGGCCCCCGCCGGGCCGCACAACGGCAAGCTGCCCCTCTTCTTCGAAGCCGACACGCTGGAGGGCGAAGCCGACCGCCGCACCCGTGCCACCGGCTCGGTGCGCCTGCGTCAGGGCGACCTCACGGTGCGGGCCGACGAGCTGGTGCACACCCAGCCCGACAACACCGCCCGCGCCGCGGGGCATGTGCGGATCACCCGCAACGGCAACGTCTTCAGCGGCCCCGAGCTGACGCTGCAGCTCGACACGCTGGAAGGCGAGTTCATCCGGCCGCAGTACTGGTTTGCGCGCACGCAGGCCGGGGGCCAGGCCACGCTGATCGAGTTCCTCGGCGAGAACCGCCTGCGCGCCCACCACACCAGCTACAGCAGCTGCACCCCCGAGAACACCGCCGACGGCACGCCGGCCGAACCCGACTGGTCGCTGCGCACCTCGCGCGTCGACATGGACTTCGATGCCAACGAGGGCCGCGCCGAGAACGCGGTGATCCGCTTCAAGGGCGTGCCCATCCTGGCGGCACCGGTGCTCACCTTCCCGCTGACCGAGGCGCGCAAATCGGGCTGGCTGCCGCCCAGCATCGACTACGACACGCGCAACGGCCTTGGCATCGCCGAGCCCTATTACTGGAACATCGCGCCCAACATGGACGCGACGCTCACGCCTACCTTCTCCAGCCGGCGCGGCATGGGCCTGGGCGGCGAGTTCCGCTATCTGTCGCAGTACGAGCGGGCCTCGCTCAATGCCTTCGGCCTGCCCGGCGACCGCGTGACGGATCGCGACCGCGGCATGGTGAACCTGCGCATGCTCGGCAGCCGGGCCTCGGCCGATGGGCTGGCGCTCACCAGCTACGACCTGCGCTGGCGGCGCGTCTCGGACGACGATTACTGGAAGGACTTCTCGCGCTACCTGCCCACGATCACGCCGCGCCTGTACGACAGCCACGCGTCGGTCGAGCGCCAGCTCAATGCCCGAGACTGGGGCCTGGGCAACAGCCAGACCGCGCTGTTTGCCAGCACGCAGCGCTGGCAGGTGCTGCGCGACACCTCGCTGACGGCCGACCCGCTGCTCAGCGCGATCGAATCCCCGTACAACCGCAACCGTGCCGGCGTCCGCAGCCGCTCGGTGGCCGAGAGCGGCCTCACCTGGCGCGTCAAGGGCCAGGTCGACCAGTTCTCGCACCCGGACGAAACCCGCCAGTCGGGCACGCGGAGCAACTTGACCGGCGCGGTCGAGCAGACCTTCTCGCTGGGCGGCCTGCGCCTGACCCCCCGCCTGAGCCTGGACAACACCCGCTATCAGCTGGACCAGACCCTGAGTTCGGGCAGCCGCAGCGTCTCCCGCACGCTGCCCACGTTCAGCGTCGAGGCCGGCTTCACGATGGAGCGGCCGGTGACGATGTTCAACCGCGCGCTCACGCAGACGCTCGAGCCCCGCATCCAGTACGTGCGCACGCCGTACAAGGACCAGAGCATGCTGCCGCTGTTCGACACGGCGCCGCGTGACTTCAACCAGTACGCCATCTACAGCGAGAACGCCTACACCGGCGTCGACCGCATCTCGGACGCCAACCAGGTGACGGTGGGCCTCACCTCGCGCCTGTTCGACCAGGCCACCGGCGCCGAAGCGCTGCGCCTGGGCGTGATCCAGAAGGTGTTGCTGGCCGACCAGAAGATCAACCCGACAGGCGACGGCCCCATCACCGACCGGCTGTCCGACCTGCTGCTGCTGGCGTCCACGTCGGTGATCCCGAACTGGTACCTCGACAACGTGCTGCAGCTCAACGCGCAGTCGCACGAAGCCGAGCGCGCCACCATCGGCATGCGCTACTCGCCCGGCGGATATCGCACGGTGAGTGCCATCTACCGCTACGCCCGCGAGCGCACCAACCAGGTGGACGTCGGCTGGCAGTGGCCCATTGCCGGCCGCAAGCCTTCGGTCAACCAGATGCGCGCCCAGGCCTCGTCGCCCGACCAGATCAGCCTGAACGGCCAGCCCGCCGTGAGCAGCTCGGCCTGCGGCGACGGCGGCACCTGGTACAGCGTCGGCCGCTTCAACTACAACATGCGCGACGGTCGCATGGCCAACAGCCTGCTGGGCGTCGAATACGACGCCGGTTGCTGGATCACCCGCGTCGTGGCCGAGCGCACCACGGTGGGCACCACCTCGAGCCGCCGCATCATGTTCCAGCTGGAACTGGTCGGTCTGTCGCGCATCGGCTCGAACCCCTTGAGCACGCTGAGGGACAATATCCCCGGCTACCGCCTGCTGCGTCAGGACGACAGCGTCCTGTCGGCCCCCGCCTCCCAGCCTTTCCCTTCCGATGACTGA
- a CDS encoding peptidylprolyl isomerase produces the protein MSHTTALRAVARGVCLSLLVSALSPALAQFRRDAPAVSPRIPANAGLSTELSLAGKPTTADYIIAVVNNELVTYTDVDKRVARLQATVQRGQQLPPADELRRQVLDALIDEKAQLAHAKTLGIDVGDAEIDATIESIAMQNQMTRAELKRRMEADGLDFQRYRTSLREQILLQRVREREVGARIRISDDEVTAFLQSEPASQAETALNLAHILIAVPEGATPEQVRTLQAKAQGLRDRAAQGANFSELAKTQSDDRGTREQGGSFGLREASRLPELFVQAAQNLQVGQVAPLVRSNAGFHVIKLVARENTAQATYTEQRARHILLRSSPQQPAGDLVKRLADIRRQITSGQGSFPQMARQYSEDGSAARGGDLGWAPPGMFVPEFERALNALQPGQISEPVVSRFGVHLIQLIERREVQLTDAQKREAARNVLRERKFESTYEEWAREIRAAAWIEMRDAP, from the coding sequence ATGTCTCATACGACCGCCCTGCGCGCGGTGGCCCGCGGCGTCTGCCTCAGCCTGCTGGTGAGCGCGCTGTCTCCCGCCCTGGCCCAGTTCCGGCGTGACGCCCCGGCCGTTTCGCCGCGCATTCCGGCCAACGCCGGTCTGAGCACCGAGCTCAGCCTGGCCGGCAAGCCGACCACGGCCGACTACATCATTGCCGTCGTCAACAACGAGCTGGTGACCTACACCGACGTGGACAAGCGGGTGGCGCGCCTGCAGGCCACCGTGCAGCGTGGTCAGCAACTGCCGCCGGCCGACGAGCTGCGCCGCCAGGTGCTGGACGCGCTCATTGACGAGAAGGCCCAGCTGGCGCACGCCAAGACGCTGGGCATCGACGTGGGCGACGCCGAGATCGACGCCACGATCGAGAGCATCGCGATGCAGAACCAGATGACGCGCGCCGAGCTCAAGCGCCGCATGGAAGCCGATGGCCTCGATTTCCAGCGCTACCGCACCAGCCTGCGCGAGCAGATCCTGCTGCAGCGGGTGCGCGAGCGCGAAGTGGGCGCCCGCATCCGCATCAGCGACGACGAGGTCACCGCCTTCCTGCAGAGCGAGCCGGCCAGCCAGGCCGAAACCGCGCTGAACCTGGCCCACATCCTGATCGCCGTGCCCGAGGGCGCCACGCCGGAACAGGTGCGCACCCTGCAGGCCAAGGCCCAGGGGCTGCGCGACCGGGCCGCCCAGGGCGCCAACTTCAGCGAGCTGGCCAAGACCCAGTCCGACGACCGCGGCACGCGCGAGCAGGGCGGCAGCTTCGGTCTGCGCGAGGCCAGCCGGCTGCCCGAACTGTTCGTGCAGGCCGCGCAGAACCTGCAGGTCGGTCAGGTGGCGCCCCTCGTGCGCTCCAACGCTGGCTTCCACGTGATCAAGCTCGTGGCCCGCGAGAACACCGCGCAGGCCACCTACACCGAACAGCGCGCGCGCCACATCCTCCTGCGCAGCAGCCCGCAGCAACCCGCGGGTGACCTGGTCAAGCGCCTGGCCGACATCCGCCGACAGATCACGAGCGGCCAGGGCAGCTTCCCGCAGATGGCCCGCCAGTACTCCGAGGACGGCAGCGCCGCGCGCGGTGGCGACCTGGGCTGGGCCCCGCCCGGCATGTTCGTGCCCGAGTTCGAGCGCGCACTCAATGCCCTGCAACCGGGCCAGATCTCGGAGCCGGTGGTCAGCCGCTTCGGCGTTCACCTGATTCAGCTGATCGAACGCCGCGAGGTGCAGCTGACGGACGCACAGAAGCGCGAAGCCGCCCGCAACGTGCTGCGCGAGCGCAAGTTCGAGTCCACCTACGAGGAATGGGCGCGCGAGATCCGCGCGGCCGCCTGGATCGAGATGCGTGATGCGCCCTGA
- the rsmA gene encoding 16S rRNA (adenine(1518)-N(6)/adenine(1519)-N(6))-dimethyltransferase RsmA, whose amino-acid sequence MRPDRPGNRRPQGGSPKRAVAGGGGHVARKRFGQHFLSDSGVIDEIVRAIDPRPGQALVEIGPGLAALTNPVVERSGQLTVIELDRDLAARLRKRPELSVVESDVLKVDFAALQAQIGRKLRVIGNLPYNISSPILFHLLPVADVVEDQHFMLQKEVVDRMVASPGSKDYGRLSVMLQWRYDMENVVDVPPEAFDPPPRVDSAVVRMTPFAAPPDIDPAVLEELVAVAFSQRRKLLRHTLGAWIAQRGLDSGFDLQRRAEEVPVADYLSLAQQAVATR is encoded by the coding sequence ATGCGCCCTGATCGTCCTGGAAACCGGCGCCCTCAGGGCGGCTCCCCCAAGCGCGCGGTGGCTGGCGGTGGCGGCCATGTGGCCCGCAAGCGCTTCGGTCAGCACTTCCTGAGCGACAGCGGCGTCATCGACGAGATCGTGCGAGCAATCGACCCGCGGCCTGGTCAGGCTCTGGTCGAGATCGGCCCGGGTCTGGCGGCGCTGACCAATCCCGTGGTGGAGCGCAGCGGTCAGCTCACGGTGATCGAACTGGACCGCGACCTGGCGGCCCGGCTGCGCAAGCGCCCGGAGCTGTCGGTCGTCGAGTCCGACGTGCTGAAGGTGGATTTCGCGGCGCTGCAGGCCCAGATCGGCCGCAAGCTGCGCGTGATCGGCAACCTGCCGTACAACATCTCCAGCCCCATTCTGTTCCACCTGCTGCCTGTGGCCGACGTGGTGGAGGACCAGCACTTCATGCTGCAGAAGGAAGTGGTCGACCGCATGGTGGCCTCACCTGGAAGCAAGGACTACGGGCGCCTGAGCGTGATGCTGCAGTGGCGTTACGACATGGAAAACGTCGTCGATGTGCCGCCGGAAGCCTTCGATCCGCCGCCGCGGGTGGACTCGGCCGTGGTCCGCATGACGCCGTTTGCAGCCCCCCCGGACATCGATCCGGCGGTGCTGGAGGAACTGGTGGCGGTGGCGTTTTCGCAGCGCCGCAAGCTGCTGCGCCACACGCTGGGTGCGTGGATCGCGCAACGGGGTCTGGACAGCGGCTTCGACCTGCAGCGCCGTGCCGAGGAGGTGCCGGTGGCCGACTACCTCTCCCTGGCACAGCAGGCCGTGGCCACGCGCTGA
- a CDS encoding PEP-CTERM sorting domain-containing protein, whose product MKRSLFALATAAALCVAGAAHAAEPVYGTLSGTSKSVKTVFEVDYAGTLYGNLSSYLIDGVGYDIFSVVVDGVTLVDELPASPNDFYSFALPVLPGEHTIWVKGASFGGQFSGTYTVTPVPEPESLALAMTGLVGVAGALGRRRLKR is encoded by the coding sequence ATGAAGCGTTCCCTGTTTGCCCTTGCCACCGCGGCCGCACTGTGTGTGGCTGGCGCGGCCCATGCTGCCGAGCCGGTCTACGGCACGCTGTCCGGCACGTCGAAGAGCGTCAAGACGGTCTTCGAAGTCGACTACGCCGGCACCCTGTATGGCAACCTGTCGTCCTATCTGATCGACGGCGTCGGCTACGACATCTTCTCGGTGGTCGTGGACGGCGTCACCCTGGTCGACGAGCTGCCTGCATCCCCGAACGATTTCTACTCGTTCGCCTTGCCCGTGCTGCCCGGTGAGCACACCATCTGGGTGAAGGGGGCGAGCTTCGGCGGCCAGTTCAGCGGCACCTACACGGTCACGCCGGTGCCCGAGCCCGAATCGCTGGCCCTGGCCATGACGGGGCTGGTGGGTGTGGCTGGCGCACTGGGCCGTCGCCGCCTCAAGCGCTGA
- a CDS encoding multifunctional CCA addition/repair protein, giving the protein MRTYLVGGAVRDRLLGRPGGDRDWVVIGATPQQMTALGFRPVGKDFPVFLHPTTGEEHALARTERKSGRGYHGFTVYAAPEVTLEEDLVRRDLTVNAMAQDEDGTVIDPHGGQRDLADRVLRHVSPAFAEDPVRILRLARFAARFADFTVADETLALMRQMVDDGEVDHLVAERVWQELARGLMEARPSRMFAVLRDCGALARLLPELDRLWGVPQRADYHPEVDTGVHVMMVLDMAARLGASLPVRYACLGHDLGKGTTPADILPRHLGHEGRSVRLLRDVSARLRVPNDCRELADVVAREHGNVHRSGEFGPEAVLRLLERCDGLRKPARFRELLLACECDARGRLGLDDCPYPQGPRLAAALDTVLAVDTASVSAGALARGLKGPAIGDAITQARLAALTALATGQ; this is encoded by the coding sequence ATGAGAACCTACCTTGTCGGCGGCGCCGTGCGCGACCGCCTCCTCGGACGCCCCGGCGGCGACCGCGACTGGGTGGTCATCGGCGCGACCCCGCAGCAGATGACCGCCCTCGGCTTCCGGCCGGTCGGCAAGGACTTCCCCGTCTTCCTGCACCCGACAACGGGCGAGGAACACGCGCTGGCCCGCACCGAGCGCAAGAGCGGCCGGGGCTACCACGGCTTCACCGTGTACGCGGCCCCCGAGGTGACGCTGGAGGAGGATCTGGTGCGCCGTGACCTGACGGTCAACGCCATGGCACAGGACGAGGACGGCACGGTCATCGACCCCCACGGCGGCCAGCGCGACCTCGCCGACCGGGTGCTGCGCCACGTCTCGCCTGCCTTTGCAGAAGACCCGGTGCGCATCCTGCGCCTGGCCCGCTTCGCCGCACGCTTTGCCGATTTCACCGTGGCCGACGAAACCCTGGCGCTGATGCGGCAGATGGTGGACGACGGCGAGGTCGACCACCTCGTGGCCGAGCGGGTCTGGCAGGAGCTGGCGCGCGGCCTGATGGAGGCGCGCCCGTCGCGCATGTTCGCCGTGCTGCGTGACTGCGGCGCCCTGGCCCGCCTGCTGCCCGAGCTGGACCGGCTGTGGGGCGTGCCCCAGCGGGCCGACTACCACCCGGAGGTGGACACCGGCGTGCACGTGATGATGGTGCTCGACATGGCGGCCCGCCTGGGCGCCAGCCTGCCGGTGCGGTACGCCTGCCTCGGCCACGACCTGGGCAAGGGCACCACGCCGGCCGACATCCTGCCGCGCCATCTGGGCCACGAGGGCCGCAGCGTGCGCCTGCTACGCGACGTGAGTGCGCGCCTGCGCGTGCCCAACGACTGCCGCGAGCTGGCCGACGTGGTGGCGCGCGAGCACGGCAATGTGCACCGCAGCGGCGAGTTCGGCCCCGAGGCCGTGCTGCGCCTGCTCGAGCGGTGCGACGGCCTGCGCAAGCCCGCCCGCTTCCGGGAGCTGCTGCTGGCGTGCGAGTGCGATGCGCGCGGCCGCCTCGGCCTGGACGACTGCCCCTACCCGCAGGGCCCACGCCTTGCCGCGGCGCTCGACACCGTGCTGGCGGTGGACACGGCATCGGTCTCGGCCGGGGCCCTGGCACGCGGCCTGAAGGGCCCGGCCATCGGCGACGCGATCACGCAGGCGCGCCTGGCCGCGCTGACGGCCCTCGCCACGGGCCAATGA
- a CDS encoding methyl-accepting chemotaxis protein, translating into MLSKMKLGARLGLAFGTTAVLLLLTGAFGLFQMARLHGDTRELAVNWLPSVQALSELRNEFDEARRASLRHVLEPTAAGKAHQSTVLADIFDKRIPATLAHYEALISSEDERQLTAQIKTQLAAYRRINSRLIGLSDQGDAALADARELAIGEAGSAYATLLGLVAKDVALNKRGAENSWVTAQHTYQLALNLVVAGIGLLAIVCGVLAWRITRSITVPLAEAVALSKAVAKGDLTHHAQTQGEDEVAELVRSMNAMTSNLSRLVADVRQGTDAIATASTQIAQGNADLSARTEQQAASLQQTAASMHQMNDTVRTNSDNANQANQLVAQATAVAARGGEDVARVVSTMAAIQASSRRIADIISVIDGIAFQTNILALNAAVEAARAGEQGRGFAVVASEVRSLAQRSANAAREIKGLITDSVEKVDAGNEQVNSAGRTIEEVVLQVRKVNDLIAEITSSSVEQSTGVGQINQAVGQLDQTTQQNAALVEETSAAAESLRNQASALSRAVSVFRVQG; encoded by the coding sequence ATGTTGAGCAAGATGAAACTGGGAGCGCGGCTGGGGCTCGCGTTCGGCACGACCGCCGTGTTGCTGCTCCTGACGGGCGCCTTCGGCCTGTTCCAGATGGCCCGCCTGCATGGCGACACACGTGAGCTGGCCGTCAACTGGCTTCCCAGCGTGCAGGCGCTGAGCGAACTGCGCAACGAGTTCGACGAAGCCCGGCGCGCCAGCTTGCGGCACGTGCTGGAACCGACCGCGGCCGGCAAGGCCCATCAGTCCACGGTGCTCGCCGACATCTTCGACAAGCGGATCCCGGCGACCCTGGCGCACTACGAAGCCCTGATCTCGTCCGAGGACGAGCGCCAGCTCACGGCCCAGATCAAGACGCAGCTGGCCGCCTATCGCCGGATCAACAGCCGCCTCATCGGGCTGTCCGATCAGGGGGATGCCGCCCTCGCCGACGCCCGTGAACTGGCCATCGGCGAGGCCGGGAGCGCCTACGCGACACTGCTCGGCCTGGTCGCCAAGGACGTGGCGCTGAACAAGCGCGGCGCCGAGAATTCCTGGGTCACCGCGCAGCACACCTACCAGCTCGCGCTCAACCTGGTGGTGGCCGGCATCGGTCTGCTGGCCATTGTGTGCGGCGTGCTGGCCTGGCGCATCACCCGTTCGATCACGGTGCCGCTGGCCGAGGCCGTGGCGTTGAGCAAGGCCGTGGCGAAGGGCGACCTGACCCACCATGCACAGACGCAGGGCGAAGATGAGGTGGCCGAGCTCGTGCGCTCGATGAACGCGATGACGAGCAACCTGTCGCGCCTGGTGGCCGATGTGCGCCAGGGCACCGACGCCATCGCGACCGCCTCGACCCAGATCGCCCAGGGCAACGCCGACCTCTCGGCGCGCACGGAGCAGCAGGCCGCCAGCCTGCAGCAGACGGCCGCCTCGATGCACCAGATGAACGACACCGTGCGAACCAACTCGGACAACGCCAACCAGGCGAACCAGCTGGTGGCGCAGGCCACCGCCGTGGCCGCGCGCGGTGGCGAGGACGTGGCCCGGGTGGTGTCCACGATGGCCGCCATCCAGGCGTCGAGCCGGCGCATCGCCGACATCATCTCGGTCATCGACGGCATCGCGTTCCAGACCAACATCCTGGCGCTCAATGCCGCCGTGGAAGCCGCACGGGCGGGAGAACAGGGCCGCGGCTTTGCGGTCGTGGCCAGCGAAGTGCGCTCGCTGGCGCAGCGCTCGGCCAATGCAGCCAGGGAAATCAAGGGCCTGATCACGGACAGCGTCGAGAAGGTCGACGCCGGCAACGAACAGGTCAACAGCGCAGGCCGCACGATCGAGGAGGTGGTGCTGCAGGTGCGCAAGGTCAACGACCTGATCGCCGAGATCACGTCATCGAGCGTGGAGCAGAGCACCGGCGTGGGGCAGATCAACCAGGCGGTGGGGCAGCTCGACCAGACGACGCAGCAGAACGCGGCGCTGGTGGAAGAGACATCGGCTGCGGCAGAAAGCCTGCGCAACCAGGCGAGCGCACTGTCACGCGCGGTGTCGGTGTTCCGCGTGCAGGGCTGA
- the ftsZ gene encoding cell division protein FtsZ, whose amino-acid sequence MAIEMIDNFDAGTQIKVIGVGGGGGNAVEHMISQGVQGVQFICANTDSQALGRSSAEMQLQLGSSGLGAGAKPEAGKAAAEEAVDQIRNALDGAHMVFITAGMGGGTGTGAAPVIARVAKDMGILTVGVVTKPFEFEGNRRTKQADAGLAELEANVDSLIVVLNEKLLEVLGDDITQEEAFAKANDVLKNAVGGISDIIHIPGLVNVDFEDVKTVMSEPGKAMMGTATAGGPDRATKAAEAAVACPLLEGIDLSGARGVLVLIAASKSSFKLAESRNAMNTIRRYAADDAHVIYGTAYDESLGDQLRVTVIATGLSSGKRAQAPMTVVHSAATTQAFARTGTDNIPVLNHPVGHAQGHGLGGAGGHDFSGLNTPSVWRSGRTQAAAKVDALASNGMDEIEIPAFLRKQAD is encoded by the coding sequence ATGGCAATCGAGATGATCGACAACTTTGATGCCGGCACCCAGATCAAGGTGATCGGGGTGGGTGGCGGCGGCGGCAACGCCGTGGAACACATGATCAGCCAGGGTGTGCAGGGCGTGCAGTTCATCTGCGCCAACACCGATTCGCAGGCGCTGGGTCGCTCGAGCGCCGAGATGCAGCTGCAGCTGGGCTCGTCCGGTCTGGGCGCGGGCGCCAAGCCGGAAGCCGGCAAGGCGGCTGCCGAAGAGGCCGTGGACCAGATCCGCAACGCGCTGGACGGCGCGCACATGGTCTTCATCACCGCCGGCATGGGCGGTGGCACGGGCACGGGCGCTGCGCCGGTGATCGCCCGCGTGGCCAAGGACATGGGCATCCTGACCGTGGGTGTCGTGACCAAGCCGTTCGAATTCGAAGGCAACCGCCGCACCAAGCAGGCCGATGCCGGCCTGGCCGAGCTGGAAGCCAACGTCGATTCGCTGATCGTCGTGCTCAACGAGAAGCTGCTGGAAGTGCTGGGTGACGACATCACCCAGGAAGAAGCCTTTGCCAAGGCCAACGACGTGCTGAAGAACGCCGTCGGCGGCATCTCGGACATCATCCACATCCCGGGCCTGGTGAACGTCGACTTCGAAGACGTCAAGACCGTGATGAGCGAGCCGGGCAAGGCCATGATGGGCACCGCCACTGCCGGCGGCCCGGACCGCGCCACCAAGGCTGCCGAAGCCGCCGTGGCCTGCCCGCTGCTGGAAGGCATCGACCTGTCGGGTGCGCGTGGCGTGCTGGTGCTGATCGCCGCGTCGAAGTCGAGCTTCAAGCTGGCCGAGTCGCGCAACGCGATGAACACCATCCGCCGCTATGCGGCCGATGACGCCCACGTGATCTACGGCACCGCCTACGACGAAAGCCTGGGCGACCAGCTGCGCGTCACCGTGATCGCCACCGGCCTGAGCTCGGGCAAGCGTGCCCAGGCGCCGATGACCGTGGTCCACAGCGCGGCCACCACGCAGGCCTTTGCCCGCACCGGCACCGACAACATTCCCGTGCTGAACCACCCGGTCGGCCACGCCCAGGGCCATGGCCTGGGTGGCGCCGGCGGCCACGACTTCAGCGGCCTCAACACCCCGAGCGTGTGGCGTTCGGGTCGCACGCAGGCGGCCGCCAAGGTCGACGCGCTGGCCAGCAACGGCATGGACGAGATCGAGATCCCGGCCTTCCTGCGCAAGCAGGCCGACTGA
- the ftsA gene encoding cell division protein FtsA: MPKEYKDLVVGLDIGTAKVMAVVAEVLPGGDLRLAGLGVAPSHGLKRGVVVNIDATVQSIQQALKEAELMADCKISRVWTGITGSHIRGQNSTGMVIVRDKEVAPIDVQRVVETAKAINIPNDQRLLLVEPQEFIIDGHEVREPIGMSGGRLEVKVHIVTGAQSAAENIVKCVRRCGLEAEQLVLNPSASSSAVLTDDEKSLGVALVDIGAGTTDVSIFTDGAVRHTAVIPIAGDLITSDIAMALRTPTKDAEDIKVEYGVAKQLLADPNDQVEVPGLGDRAPRMLSRQALAGVIEPRVEEIFSLVHQVIRESGYEELLSSGIVLTGGSAVMPGMVELAEDIFLKPVRKGLPLYAGALHDMVASPRSATVMGLLEEARLARTRGMKAAQQAGSVQTLFGRVRDWFVGNF; the protein is encoded by the coding sequence ATGCCCAAGGAATACAAGGATCTGGTCGTCGGACTGGACATCGGCACCGCCAAGGTGATGGCGGTCGTGGCCGAGGTCCTGCCCGGTGGTGACCTGCGCCTCGCGGGTCTCGGCGTGGCCCCGAGCCATGGCCTCAAGCGCGGCGTGGTCGTCAACATCGACGCGACCGTGCAGTCCATCCAGCAGGCGCTGAAAGAAGCCGAGCTGATGGCCGACTGCAAGATCAGCCGCGTGTGGACCGGCATCACCGGCAGCCACATCCGCGGCCAGAACAGCACCGGCATGGTTATCGTGCGCGACAAGGAAGTCGCTCCGATCGACGTGCAACGCGTGGTCGAGACTGCCAAGGCCATCAACATTCCGAACGACCAGCGCCTGCTGCTGGTCGAGCCGCAGGAATTCATCATCGACGGCCACGAGGTGCGGGAGCCGATCGGCATGAGCGGCGGCCGCCTGGAGGTCAAGGTCCACATCGTGACGGGCGCGCAGAGCGCGGCCGAGAACATCGTCAAGTGCGTGCGCCGCTGCGGCCTGGAAGCCGAGCAACTGGTGCTCAACCCGAGCGCATCCAGCTCGGCCGTGCTGACCGACGACGAGAAGTCGCTGGGCGTGGCCCTGGTCGACATCGGTGCGGGCACGACGGACGTCTCCATCTTCACCGATGGGGCCGTGCGCCACACCGCCGTCATCCCGATTGCCGGTGACCTGATCACCAGCGACATCGCGATGGCCCTGCGCACGCCCACCAAGGACGCCGAGGACATCAAGGTCGAGTACGGCGTGGCCAAGCAGCTGCTGGCCGACCCGAACGACCAGGTCGAGGTGCCCGGCCTGGGTGACCGCGCCCCGCGCATGCTCTCGCGCCAGGCGCTGGCCGGCGTGATCGAGCCGCGCGTCGAAGAAATCTTCTCGCTGGTTCACCAGGTGATCCGCGAGTCCGGTTACGAGGAGCTGTTGTCCTCCGGCATCGTGCTGACGGGCGGCTCGGCCGTCATGCCCGGCATGGTCGAACTCGCCGAGGACATCTTCCTGAAACCCGTGCGCAAGGGCCTGCCCCTGTACGCGGGTGCACTGCACGACATGGTGGCCAGCCCGCGCTCGGCCACCGTCATGGGCTTGCTCGAAGAAGCAAGACTCGCGCGCACGCGCGGGATGAAAGCGGCGCAGCAGGCCGGGTCGGTTCAGACCCTGTTCGGCCGCGTCCGCGACTGGTTTGTAGGCAACTTCTGA